The Candidatus Methylomirabilis sp. sequence GGGTGGGGTATCGCCGGCCTCGCGTTTTTGCTTTCGTTCCTGCTCCGCCATGTCTCACTCCTCCTTCCGCCTCACCGAGCCGCCTGCCACACGAGGTGTTGCACCTCCGGTATCAGGAGCTTCGTCAAGGCGAGACGGACGGCATGCTCCGAGCCCGGCAGACACACGATGACCTTTCCTTTCGCCGTTCCGCAGAGCGCGCGGCTCATCAACGCGGCGCTTCCGACTTCCTGGAAGGTCAGGCTCCGAAACAGCTCGCCAAAACCGGGCAGCATCTTATCCAGCAAGGGACTGACCGCCTCAATCGTCTGATCCTTCTTGCTGAGCCCGGTCCCCCCGGTCATGATGATCAGATCGACGTCCTCGTCACACAGCTTCTTGATGACATCCCTCAGGCCTTTGGGATCGTTCTTCAGGATCATGGAGGCCTGCTGACAATGTCCGGCCTCATTCAGGAGCGATTCAATGAGTCGGCCTGAGTGGTCGTCTTCCGACTTGCGACTATCGGTGATACTCAGCCTCGCGTATCGGACCGGTCCAACCTTCTTTGCCTCTGCATGATGATCGTGAACGCCCATGGGTTCCTCAATGCAATGAAGGCGATGTTCTGCCTGGGATAATCCCCGCTCCATTCATCATAGTGGAATAACCGATTCCGGTCAATGCGGACTGCCGCAACAGGTCGCGTTCCGTCAGTGTATTCCCTTGCTGCCGAAGAGCACAGTTCCTTTATGTCGCGTGCGACCGGATCAACTGCATGAACTCGTTTCGGCTCTCGATCCGCTCGCGGAAGACCCCGTGCATCGATGAGGTCACAGCCTTGCTGTTCTGTTTCTCTACGCCGCGCATCATCATGCAGAGGTGTTGGGCTTCCATGACGACGGCTACCCCCTTTGGCCGCAGGGCCTCCAGGAGCGCGTTAGCGATCTGGGAGGTCAAACGCTCCTGCACCTGGAGTCGGCGACTGTACATCTCCACCAGCCGAACCAGCTTGCTCAACCCGACAATCTTGCCGTCCGGTAGATAGCCGACGTGGCACTTGCCGAAAAATGGGAGCAGATGATGCTCGCAGAGGGAGAAGAAGTCGATGTCCTTGACCAGGACGATCTCGTCATAGTTGTCTTGAAAGACCGCTTCGTTCAGAACGTCATTGACCTGTTTGTCGTATCCGGATGTGAGGAAGGTGAACATCCGGTCTACCCGCTCCGGGGTCTTGACCAATCCTTCCCGATCGGGATCCTCGCCGATCTCCTTCAGCAGATCCCTGATCAACCGCTCAATCATTCTTTTGTACCTCGTTTTGGCATCATCGATATCTTTGACGCTGCGTTGTGAACACTTTTAGGCTTCACCTAAAATTCTAAATGAGCATGTCTGATTGCGCAAGGAAAACCTCCGAGTCATTCCGTTGGCGCAAGAAGGGGAGCCCGGGATCACCATTGACGACTCTATAGCCCCGATGCTATAAGGTCAACGTCTGTACGGTCCCGCTTGCCTATGGCTCCTCCGCATCGGAGTGATTCCATGCAGCCGTCGCAAGGGTTTCAGGCGTTGATTCAGGCCACGCGCATGGCCAGGATGACCACTCTGCCCGGCGCCGTCCTGCTTCAGTTGGAGCGCAGCAGTGACGATTCGGCGTCGGGCGAAGCCAGCGTGGCTATCCAGGCTGCGATCGAGGAGGTAGGTGCTGGGCAGCCCCTCACGCGCGAACACGCCGTCCTGCTGCTTCAGGCTGAAGGGCGTCACCTGCTGCGTCTCCTAGAACTGGCTTCCGCCACTGCCGACAGCGGCAAGGGGCGGACGGTAACCTTCTCGAAAAAGGTCTTCATCCCGCTGACCCGTCTCTGCCGCGATCGGTGTGGCTACTGTACCTTCCGCCGGGACCCCGGGGAACCAGGTGACGGCTTTCTCCCCCCCGAGGAGGTCCTGGCCATCGCCTCTGCCGGCGCCGCCCTCGGATGTACGGAAGCGCTCTTCAGCCTTGGCGAGAAGCCGGAACTGGCTTTTCCGGCAGCCCAGCGGGCGCTTGCCGAGCGCGGATACCGGACCACGATCGAGTACCTGGCGCGGATGTGCGAGCGGACACTGGCGGAGACAGGCCTCCTGCCGCATGTCAACCCCGGAACAATGACCATTGAGGAGATGGGGATACTGAGAGGCTCTTCTGCCAGTATGGGTCTGATGCTGGAGTCGGTGAGCGCCCGGCTCGCGCAGTCAGGTGGGCCGCACCACGCCTCGCCTGACAAGCACCCGCTGCTTCGGCTCAGGACAATCGAGGGAGCAGGGCGGCTGCGGATCGCCTTTACCACCGGGATCCTGATTGGGATCGGTGAGAGCCTTGAGGAGCGGATCGACTCCCTGTTTGCCATCAAGGCGCTGCACAGGACGTTCGGCCACATCCAAGAGGTCATTGTCCAGAACTTCCGCGCAAAGCCCTTCACCCCGATGCGGGACTATCCTGAGCCGACGTTCCTCGACCTGCTCCGGACCGTAGCGGTGGCGCGTTTGATCCTGGGTCCGGAGATGAATCTTCAGGTGCCGCCGAACCTCACTCCGGATGCCTATCCCTTACTGCTCTTGTCGGGAATCAACGACTGGGGCGGCATTTCACCCCTCACACAGGATTGTATCAATCCCGAGGCGCCATGGCCACAGATTGAGGCTCTTCGCGACGGGACTGCGGCACTCGGGTATCGTCTGAAAGAACGGCTCCCGATCTATCCCGAGTACATCGTCCGCAAAGACGGATTTATCCCCTCTCCCTTGGCTCCCAGGATCATGGCGCTGGTGGACGAGGCAGGCTATCCTAAAGAGCAGGGGTTAGGGGATAGGGTATAGGGTAAAGGGAAGCGGGAGATGCCGGTGAGCAACGTAGTTCCTGACGAGCCTTGCGCACGCGATGAAGGCATTGACGGGCTGCTTGGCCGGATCGAGCCGGATGTCGCACGCCTGCTGGAGGCCGCGCTTGAGGGGCGAGAGCTTACCGCGGAGCAGGGGCTGCGCCTGGCACAGACGCAGGGGTCGGAGCTGCATGCGCTGGTCATGGCGGCCGATGAGATGCGGCGGCGTCAGGTGGGAGAGGTCGTCACCTATGTGGTCAATCGGAACATCAACTTTACCAATGTGTGCATCAAGCATTGCGCCTTCTGCGCTTTCAGCCGGGATTTCCGGG is a genomic window containing:
- the cofG gene encoding 7,8-didemethyl-8-hydroxy-5-deazariboflavin synthase CofG — its product is MQPSQGFQALIQATRMARMTTLPGAVLLQLERSSDDSASGEASVAIQAAIEEVGAGQPLTREHAVLLLQAEGRHLLRLLELASATADSGKGRTVTFSKKVFIPLTRLCRDRCGYCTFRRDPGEPGDGFLPPEEVLAIASAGAALGCTEALFSLGEKPELAFPAAQRALAERGYRTTIEYLARMCERTLAETGLLPHVNPGTMTIEEMGILRGSSASMGLMLESVSARLAQSGGPHHASPDKHPLLRLRTIEGAGRLRIAFTTGILIGIGESLEERIDSLFAIKALHRTFGHIQEVIVQNFRAKPFTPMRDYPEPTFLDLLRTVAVARLILGPEMNLQVPPNLTPDAYPLLLLSGINDWGGISPLTQDCINPEAPWPQIEALRDGTAALGYRLKERLPIYPEYIVRKDGFIPSPLAPRIMALVDEAGYPKEQGLGDRV
- the folE gene encoding GTP cyclohydrolase I FolE, which translates into the protein MIERLIRDLLKEIGEDPDREGLVKTPERVDRMFTFLTSGYDKQVNDVLNEAVFQDNYDEIVLVKDIDFFSLCEHHLLPFFGKCHVGYLPDGKIVGLSKLVRLVEMYSRRLQVQERLTSQIANALLEALRPKGVAVVMEAQHLCMMMRGVEKQNSKAVTSSMHGVFRERIESRNEFMQLIRSHAT
- a CDS encoding molybdenum cofactor biosynthesis protein B; the protein is MGVHDHHAEAKKVGPVRYARLSITDSRKSEDDHSGRLIESLLNEAGHCQQASMILKNDPKGLRDVIKKLCDEDVDLIIMTGGTGLSKKDQTIEAVSPLLDKMLPGFGELFRSLTFQEVGSAALMSRALCGTAKGKVIVCLPGSEHAVRLALTKLLIPEVQHLVWQAAR